Proteins encoded by one window of Lepeophtheirus salmonis chromosome 3, UVic_Lsal_1.4, whole genome shotgun sequence:
- the LOC121114591 gene encoding uncharacterized protein, with the protein MALIIMDIIGELYARNQSYFVKMILIYAGHNSVCSCLLTCRSWYNMIRHGIGDWEGLVKRIMYENNLFLSLESAIFRERKLSPQIKFFNMTDLRTGIIQNKKNPRSWTLSAGGAITYFLLHLNILYTGMKDGRIKMWSMKPSEKALGCLKSRKNFPVLALTARKNILINSNYDISLCVWDLRTKALLRVLNSQALLYSLKLSSTHLLALSWAPESQIKCICFGINSHYDLEIKDYSPEVPHNQPFSFLDDKYFIHEDNVISRYELSEFNYFERDVVIHGLTHRVSSLDVIGDLLVYVLDNGRIHFHDLNTSQEIYAFLVPELIGHHSVSLRISMDYTIIISVLGYEDFIFFCHMRDLENNSYTFRVEKHAFLAFNRLKVVYRETNSLTSLKVIELMPDYSVEDQ; encoded by the exons ATGGCATTAATCATCATGGACATTATTGGAGAGCTCTATGCTagaaatcaaagttattttgtgaaaatgattcTAATTTATGCGGGACACAATTCTGTTTGTAGTTGTCTTTTAACTTGTCGCTCTTGGTACAATATGATCCGACATGGAATTGGGGATTGGGAAGGCCTTGTAAAAAGAATTATGTACGAAAATAATCTGTTTTTATCCTTAGAATCCGCCATTTTTCGTGAACGTAAACTCTCAcctcaaatcaaattttttaatatgacagaTCTCAGGACtggaataattcaaaataaaaaaaatcctcggAGTTGGACGCTATCTGCGGGGGGagctattacatattttttattgcatttgaACATTTTGTATACGGGAATGAAAGACGGACGGATCAAAATGTGGTCCATGAAG CCTTCCGAAAAGGCACTAGGATGTCTTAAAAGCCGTAAGAACTTCCCTGTCTTGGCTTTGACTGCACGTAAAAACATCCTAATCAACTCTAATTATGACATTTCCCTCTGTGTTTGGGACTTGAGAACTAAAGCACTTCTAAGGGTCTTGAATTCTCAAGCACTCTTATATAGCTTAAAACTTTCTTCCACTCATTTGTTAGCATTGTCATGGGCTCCTGAAAgccaaattaaatgtatttgctTTGGTATTAATTCACACTATGACCtggaaataaaagattattccCCTGAAGTACCGCATAATCAACCCTTCAGTTTTTTGgatgacaaatatttcattcatgagGACAATGTTATTTCCAGATATGAATTATCTGAGTTTAACTATTTTGAACGGGACGTAGTCATACATGGACTTACTCATAGGGTCAGCAGTTTGGACGTTATTGGAGATCTTCTCGTTTATGTACTAGACAACGGAAGAATtcattttcatgatttaaaTACTTCACAAGAAATATATGCCTTCCTTGTCCCAGAGTTGATTGGTCACCATTCTGTATCACTTCGAATATCCATGGACTACACAATCATTATTTCCGTGTTAGGATATGaggatttcatatttttctgtCATATGAgggatttagaaaataatagctATACATTCCGAGTAGAAAAACATGCTTTTCTCGCCTTTAATAGGCTCAAAGTCGTATATAGGGAGACCAATTCCTTGACATCATTAAAGGTGATTGAGTTGATGCCGGACTATTCCGTAGAAGATCAATAA